The nucleotide sequence CAACCGGCTTTCCTTGTGGCCGTTCGCGCCGGCGCCGTCGGCTATGCGGTAATGATCCTAGTCATGACCGCAACGCCTCTGGCAATGCGGGCGCAAGGGTTCGGTATGTCGCACGTTGCGACCATCATGCAGTGGCACGTTCTCGGGATGTTCGCGCCTTCCTTCGTCACCGGCAGCCTAATCGCGCGCATCGGCGTTACGCACGTGCTCCTGGCCGGGACGGGCCTGCTGGCCGGATCGGTCTGAGCCGCCAACCTTGGGGTGACTATGGCGCACTTCTGGGTGGCGCTCGTCCTGCTCGGCATCGGCTGGAACTTCCTGTTCGTTGGCGGCAGCGCGCTTCTCGCAAGCCTTCACACGGAGGCGGAGCGTGGCAAGGTGCAGGTCGTGAACGATCTCATCATCTTCTCACTGGTCGCGCTGGGATCGCTGATGTCCGGGGGGCTTTTACACACTTCCGGGGACGCTACCTGACTCCGGTTCGCAGCAGTAGTGTGCCGGCATGTGTCGCCGGCCACGGGCGCGCGCCGGTGAGCAGCTATCCTTGCTGCAGCGGTCGTGCATCGGCAGAACCACGACCGTCAGCGATTGCGGCTGGCGAGGTAGCCCGGCATGTGCGATTCCTCCTCCAGGGTGCAGCATGCGGGTGCAGACAATCCCGCGGTGGTGCTCGAGCAGACCGACTGGCAACGCCTCGTCGCCGCACACGCGGAGCTGCTGCGGGGGCTCGCCGAGCGCACTGAGCGGGGCGATCAGTTCACGCTGCCGGACCCGGCCAGCGTCGCCGGCGCCTACGCCAGCGTCGGCTGGCAGGCGCTGCTGCAGCCGCAGCGGCTGGTGGCGGCGCAGATGCGGCTGCTGGCCGATAGCGCAAGCCTGTGGCAGTACATGTACGCCCGTCTGCTCGGCGTCGAGGCCCGCCCCCCGGCGCTGCCGGAGGCGAAGGACCGCCGCTTCCAGGCCGAGCCCTGGAGCGGGAATCCGTACTTCGATGCCCTTCGCCAGGGCTATCTGCTGCTCGCCGAGGAGCTGCTGGCGGCGACGCGCGATGTCACCGCGGGGCTCCCCGAGCACGAGCGCCAACAGGCGCGGTTCTACACCCGGCAGCTGATCGAGGCCCTCGCGCCGAGCAACCATCCGGCGGGGAACCCCCAGGTGCTCCAGGAGGCGCTGCGCACCGGCGGGCAGAGTCTGCTGCGCGGCGCCGCGAACCTCCTCGAGGATGTCGCCCGCGGCAACGGCCAGCCGCGGATCCGCCAGGCCGAGCGCAGCGCTTTCGAGCTCGGCCGCGACATTGCGGCGACCCCCGGCCAGGTGATCTATCAGAACGCCCTCTTCCAGCTCATCCAGTACACCCCCACCACCGACGAGGTGGCGCGGCGGCCGCTGCTCATCGTCCCGCCCTGGATCAACAAGTACTACGTGTCAAGGGTCATCCAAATTCCTGATTAGCAATGAGCCTCAGCCCGTATGATTCGCATTGGCTGCGGTGCGCAGCTGGCGGCGGCGACGAGCAGCCGCGCCGGCAGGGCGGCGAGGTCGAAGCGGCGGTTGAAGCGATAGGCGAACGCCGCGAGATAGCGCGCGGCGTACTTGCGAAAGCCGAGGGCATGGTGACAGCCAGAGAGGCTCGTTTTGAGGTTGCCGAGCACGGTGTTGATCCAGCGGAACTCGGGCAGTTCGCTCGGCTTGCGCGCGGCTACCACCGTCGGGCGATGCGTGCAGCCGGCGGCGGTGACGCCGCGAAAGCACGCCAGGCCGTCCGAGGAGACCGTGCTGCCGGGCACCACGCTCGCCTCGGCCCAGCGCCGCACCGCCTCGGTGGTGAACGTCGCCACGGGGGTGAGGCGGGTACGCAGGGGGTGGCCTTCGTCGCTGAGCGAGACGGCCGCGAGGAAGGCGACCTTGTTCTCCGAGCCCCGGCCGGACTTGCCGCCGCATCGTTCGCCGCCGAGGTAGGCGTCGTCGAGCTGGACGTGGCCGGCGAGGCGGTAGCGCTGCTCACGCTCAGCCATGGCGGCCATGAGCTTGTGGTGCATCAGCCAGGCGCTGGGGTAGCTCACCCCGAGCTGGCGCGCGAGGGCGAGCGCCGAGAGCCCCGTCTTCGCCTGGCTGAGGAGGTAGATGGCGAGGAACCACACGGTCAGCGGGAGCTTGGTGCCCTGCATCACGGTGCCTGCGATCAGTGAGGTCTGATGGCGGCAGCCGCGGCACTGGAACAGCGTATGGGTGCGCCCCTGCACGCGGCTGTACGCCGCCCCGTGACAGCGCGGGCAGCGGAAGCCCTCCGGCCAGCGTGCCTGCTCGAGGGCCGCCGCGCACTGCCACTCCTGCCCGTAGAGCCGGAGGAACTTGGGCATCGAGAGGCCGGGCTGAAACTGGATGCGGTTCATGGGCATGGGGCGATCCTCGAGCATGAATACTGAACGTATGATCAGTATATGCGGCACCTCCGAATCGCACCAGCAGACTCTAGCTGACGATCGTTGCTAATCAGGTCCAAATTTCCCCAGTTGTGGTCACTGAAAATTCCCCACCTGCTGGGTTTCGGCGGCCGGCTCCTCGGTGCGGACGAGCCCGGCCTTGAGCTTGTCCTTGAGCCGGTAGGAGTTGCCCCGGATGTTGATGGTCACTGCGTGGTGGAGCACGCGGTCGAGGATCGCGGTGGCGATGACCCGATCACCGAAGACCTCGCCCCAGGCGCCGAAGCTCTGATTGGAGGTGAGGATCATCGGGCCCTTCTCGTAGCGCCGGGAGATGAGCTGGAAGAACAGGTTCGCCCCCTGGCGGTCGATGGGCAGGTAGCCGATCTCGTCGATGATCAGGAGCCGCGGCACGGTGTAGGTCTTGAGCTTCTCGTCGAGCTTGCCCTCATGCAGCGCCTTGGTCAGGGTGGCGATCATGGCCGCGGCGGTGGTGAACAGCACCCGGTAGCCGTGAGCGATCGCCTCCAGCCCCAGGGCCACGGCGAGGTGGGTTTTGCCCACCCCGGGCGGGCCGAGGATGATGACGTTCTCGCCGTGCTCGATGAAGTGGCAGGCCGCCAGGCTCGTGAGCTGTTTCCGGTCGAGCGAGGGCTGGTAGGCGAACTCGAACGCGGCGAGCCCCTTCACGAACGGGAAGCGCGCGAGGTTGGTGCGCATGGTGACGTTCTTGGCGGTCTTGGCCGCGACCTCCTCGCCGAGAATCTGATCGAGGAAGTCGGCGTAGCTGAGCTCCCTGGTCGCTGCCTCCTGCAGCAGGGCCTCCAGGCGTTCCTGGCTTTTGAACAGCCG is from Spiribacter halobius and encodes:
- a CDS encoding IS1595 family transposase — translated: MPMNRIQFQPGLSMPKFLRLYGQEWQCAAALEQARWPEGFRCPRCHGAAYSRVQGRTHTLFQCRGCRHQTSLIAGTVMQGTKLPLTVWFLAIYLLSQAKTGLSALALARQLGVSYPSAWLMHHKLMAAMAEREQRYRLAGHVQLDDAYLGGERCGGKSGRGSENKVAFLAAVSLSDEGHPLRTRLTPVATFTTEAVRRWAEASVVPGSTVSSDGLACFRGVTAAGCTHRPTVVAARKPSELPEFRWINTVLGNLKTSLSGCHHALGFRKYAARYLAAFAYRFNRRFDLAALPARLLVAAASCAPQPMRIIRAEAHC
- the istB gene encoding IS21-like element helper ATPase IstB encodes the protein MNPAQLERLGEHLHRLRLFKSQERLEALLQEAATRELSYADFLDQILGEEVAAKTAKNVTMRTNLARFPFVKGLAAFEFAYQPSLDRKQLTSLAACHFIEHGENVIILGPPGVGKTHLAVALGLEAIAHGYRVLFTTAAAMIATLTKALHEGKLDEKLKTYTVPRLLIIDEIGYLPIDRQGANLFFQLISRRYEKGPMILTSNQSFGAWGEVFGDRVIATAILDRVLHHAVTINIRGNSYRLKDKLKAGLVRTEEPAAETQQVGNFQ